The following proteins come from a genomic window of Flavobacteriaceae bacterium MAR_2010_188:
- a CDS encoding peptide-methionine (S)-S-oxide reductase translates to MKQIVLSFFTILLFSCHNSAQTSKAQQDVVNAEPVEVPMQNGLASAYFASGCFWCVEAVYESVNGVKEVISGYSGGHPENPTYQESNTGRTGHAEAVEVIYDPNVVSFSTLVDVYFGSQNPTQVNGQGPDHGSQYRSIIFYQNDEQKNIILEKKEALAKKLDDKIAAEVYPFQKFWDAEDYHQNYEKLHPDDGYIKGVSRPRLNRFKEKFPNLIKDGH, encoded by the coding sequence ATGAAACAAATAGTTCTATCCTTTTTTACAATACTTCTTTTTAGTTGTCATAATTCTGCCCAGACAAGCAAAGCACAACAAGATGTTGTTAATGCTGAACCTGTTGAGGTTCCAATGCAAAACGGACTTGCTTCTGCATATTTTGCAAGCGGTTGTTTTTGGTGCGTCGAAGCTGTCTACGAAAGTGTTAATGGAGTTAAGGAAGTTATTAGTGGTTATTCTGGAGGACATCCCGAAAACCCTACTTACCAAGAGAGCAACACCGGTAGAACAGGTCATGCTGAAGCGGTAGAGGTTATTTATGACCCTAATGTAGTTTCGTTTTCTACCTTAGTAGATGTTTACTTTGGATCTCAAAACCCGACTCAGGTTAATGGACAAGGCCCAGACCATGGTTCTCAATACAGATCAATCATTTTTTATCAAAATGATGAACAGAAAAATATTATCCTAGAGAAAAAGGAAGCCTTGGCGAAAAAACTAGACGATAAAATTGCCGCGGAAGTTTATCCGTTTCAAAAGTTCTGGGATGCTGAAGATTATCACCAAAATTATGAAAAGCTACATCCAGATGACGGATATATTAAAGGCGTTTCTAGACCACGTTTAAATAGATTTAAAGAGAAATTCCCAAATCTTATCAAAGACGGCCACTAA
- a CDS encoding Uncharacterized Fe-S cluster protein YjdI: MGKTHEYSNDDITVLWKPDLCIHSGICYRGLPEVFKPKERPWIKVEASTSERIASQVKKCPSGALSLKSEQESPESERHGETIQIQILENGPLVVSGKLEISKADGSKENKEERTSFCRCGSSSNKPYCDGSHVSSRFIG; this comes from the coding sequence ATGGGGAAAACTCACGAATATTCAAACGATGATATAACCGTGCTATGGAAGCCCGACCTATGCATTCACTCTGGAATCTGTTATAGAGGATTACCAGAGGTTTTTAAACCTAAGGAAAGGCCTTGGATAAAGGTGGAGGCTTCAACTTCAGAAAGAATAGCAAGCCAAGTTAAGAAATGTCCTTCTGGAGCTTTAAGCCTCAAATCCGAGCAAGAAAGTCCAGAAAGTGAACGTCATGGTGAAACAATTCAAATACAAATCCTCGAAAATGGTCCTTTAGTAGTATCTGGTAAATTAGAAATTTCTAAGGCAGATGGTAGCAAGGAGAACAAGGAAGAACGTACTTCTTTCTGTCGTTGCGGTTCTTCTTCAAATAAGCCATACTGCGACGGAAGTCATGTTTCATCTAGATTTATAGGATAA
- a CDS encoding Kynureninase, with the protein MIKTVIFVYTSTTFTLQTFQNGIEYAKSLDENDDLAMYRERFHIPKDKEGNDLIYLCGNSLGLQPKSTSEYVNQELSDWAKYGVNGHFEAKNPWLNYHELLTENMAKIVGAKPIEVVVMNTLTTNLHLMMVSFYKPTKSRYKILIEADAFPSDKYAVESQLQHHGFNVDGIVLWKARKGESEARYEDLEEIMKNQGHEIALVMIGAVNYYTGQFFNLKKITELGHSYGCKVGFDCAHGAGNVDLDLHLSGADFAVWCSYKYLNSGPGSLAGCFVHERYAYGKTLNRFTGWWAHNKETRFKMRDDFDMLPGAEGWQLSNPPILSMAAIKASLDLIAKAGFERLLEKSKKLTAYYEFLLLELKNSSINIITPSDTNRRGCQISIQVKNADKSLFDKISRRGVVCDWREPDVIRCAPVPLYNSFLDVYKMVQILKDEL; encoded by the coding sequence ATGATAAAAACAGTTATTTTTGTTTACACTTCAACAACATTCACATTGCAAACTTTCCAAAACGGTATAGAATACGCGAAATCCTTAGACGAGAATGATGATTTGGCGATGTACAGAGAGCGATTCCATATCCCCAAAGATAAAGAGGGCAATGACCTTATTTATTTATGTGGAAACTCTTTAGGATTACAGCCAAAATCTACTTCAGAATATGTAAATCAGGAATTGAGCGATTGGGCAAAATATGGTGTTAATGGTCATTTTGAAGCTAAAAATCCGTGGTTAAATTATCACGAACTTCTAACCGAAAACATGGCCAAAATTGTCGGGGCTAAACCGATTGAAGTTGTGGTAATGAATACTCTTACAACCAACCTTCATCTTATGATGGTTTCGTTTTATAAACCAACCAAATCCCGTTATAAAATACTCATTGAGGCAGATGCCTTTCCATCGGACAAATATGCGGTAGAATCGCAGTTACAGCACCATGGCTTTAATGTGGATGGTATTGTTCTCTGGAAGGCAAGAAAAGGTGAAAGTGAAGCCAGGTATGAGGATTTAGAAGAAATCATGAAAAATCAGGGTCATGAGATTGCCTTGGTTATGATTGGAGCTGTTAATTATTATACCGGTCAATTTTTTAATCTTAAAAAGATAACTGAACTTGGTCATTCTTACGGCTGCAAAGTCGGATTTGATTGTGCACACGGAGCTGGGAACGTTGACCTCGATTTGCATCTGAGCGGAGCTGACTTTGCTGTTTGGTGCTCTTATAAATATTTAAATTCTGGTCCTGGTAGCTTGGCCGGATGTTTTGTTCACGAGCGATATGCCTACGGTAAAACGTTGAATAGATTTACCGGTTGGTGGGCTCATAACAAAGAGACAAGATTTAAAATGCGAGATGATTTTGATATGCTTCCGGGGGCTGAAGGCTGGCAGTTGAGTAATCCACCGATTCTTTCTATGGCTGCCATAAAAGCATCCTTAGATCTTATTGCGAAAGCTGGATTCGAAAGACTTTTAGAGAAATCTAAAAAACTGACAGCTTACTATGAGTTTCTTTTATTAGAGTTGAAAAACAGTTCAATTAATATTATAACTCCGAGTGATACAAACAGACGCGGATGCCAAATTTCCATCCAAGTTAAGAATGCAGATAAAAGTTTATTCGATAAAATATCTAGGCGTGGCGTTGTTTGCGATTGGCGAGAACCAGATGTAATTAGATGTGCTCCGGTCCCACTCTACAATTCATTTTTAGATGTATATAAAATGGTTCAAATATTAAAAGATGAGCTCTAA
- a CDS encoding kynurenine 3-monooxygenase, giving the protein MSSKPKKQNVLIIGAGLCGSLLALRLAQRGFNVSVYEKRPDLRKVEISAGRSINLAFSDRGNKGIKLVGLEEEVKKLCIPMHGRMLHDKDGNTILANYSGREHEYINSISRGDLNALLLTEAEKHDHVNIYFNKKCNTVDFEKTTANFYDYETKTEFIEDADIIIATDGAGSILRKSYYLGKKFLFSFMQEYLTHGYKELSIEPDVNGEFQIYKNALHIWSRGDFMMIALPNLDGSFTVTLFLSFSEGKYNFDNLKSEEKVLEFFQEEFPDALEKMPNLAEEFFKNPTAPLGTVKCSPWHYKGNTLLMGDAAHAIVPFYGQGMNASFEDVVVFDEILDSFNGNWEEIFKTYERNRKPDTDAIAFLAIDNFHEMKEHVGNPIFREKRSIEMALEKEFPEQYSSKYSLVTFNEEIGYREAMLKGRAQDKAILNMLADKEIDVKSDLHFILEKVREETQNILEEDRFAGTLKN; this is encoded by the coding sequence ATGAGCTCTAAACCAAAAAAACAGAACGTACTGATTATCGGTGCGGGCCTCTGTGGTTCCTTATTGGCCCTAAGATTGGCTCAAAGAGGATTTAACGTGAGCGTTTACGAAAAACGCCCAGACCTTAGAAAAGTTGAAATAAGTGCAGGGAGGTCTATTAATTTGGCTTTTTCCGATCGTGGAAATAAAGGCATTAAATTGGTGGGACTAGAAGAAGAAGTTAAGAAATTATGTATTCCAATGCATGGGAGAATGCTTCATGATAAAGATGGCAATACAATTTTGGCAAATTATAGTGGTCGTGAGCATGAATACATCAACTCAATTTCTAGAGGCGACTTAAATGCCTTGCTTCTTACAGAAGCAGAAAAGCATGACCACGTAAATATTTATTTCAACAAAAAATGTAATACGGTAGACTTCGAAAAAACAACGGCTAACTTCTATGATTATGAAACAAAAACTGAATTCATAGAAGATGCTGATATTATAATCGCGACTGATGGTGCTGGTTCAATTTTAAGAAAGAGTTATTACCTAGGCAAAAAGTTCCTTTTCAGCTTTATGCAAGAATACCTAACTCATGGTTACAAAGAATTGAGCATTGAGCCAGATGTAAATGGCGAATTTCAGATATACAAAAATGCTTTGCATATTTGGTCTAGGGGAGATTTTATGATGATCGCACTACCTAATTTAGATGGTAGTTTCACAGTAACTCTCTTTTTAAGCTTTTCGGAAGGCAAATACAATTTTGATAATCTTAAATCAGAAGAAAAAGTTTTGGAATTTTTCCAAGAGGAGTTTCCCGATGCTCTAGAAAAAATGCCAAACCTTGCTGAAGAATTCTTTAAAAATCCTACCGCACCTCTTGGGACCGTTAAATGTTCACCTTGGCACTATAAAGGAAATACACTGCTAATGGGCGACGCGGCACATGCTATTGTCCCTTTTTATGGACAAGGAATGAATGCTTCATTTGAGGATGTAGTGGTATTTGATGAGATTTTAGATTCCTTTAATGGTAATTGGGAAGAAATTTTTAAAACCTATGAAAGAAATCGTAAACCCGATACAGATGCCATAGCGTTTTTAGCAATAGATAATTTTCATGAAATGAAGGAACATGTTGGCAATCCTATTTTTCGCGAGAAAAGAAGCATCGAAATGGCATTAGAAAAAGAATTTCCAGAGCAGTATTCTTCAAAATACTCTTTGGTAACTTTTAATGAAGAAATAGGATATAGAGAAGCGATGTTAAAAGGAAGGGCCCAAGATAAGGCCATTTTGAATATGCTGGCGGATAAGGAAATTGACGTTAAAAGCGATTTGCATTTCATATTGGAAAAAGTTAGGGAGGAAACGCAAAATATTTTGGAAGAAGACAGATTTGCAGGAACATTAAAAAATTAA
- a CDS encoding 2-aminomuconate deaminase: MEDKIVTPRGAYPHTKRVGDFIFVSGTSSRKADNTFDGVEIIDEMGTKKLDAKVQTRAVLKNIENNLKKEGATLKDVVDVTSFLVSMNDFADYNAAYAEFFDKETGPTRTTVAVHQLPHPDLVVEIKVMAYKKQ, encoded by the coding sequence ATGGAAGATAAGATTGTAACACCTAGAGGCGCATACCCTCATACAAAAAGAGTTGGTGATTTTATATTTGTCTCTGGGACAAGTTCTAGAAAAGCAGACAATACGTTCGATGGAGTAGAAATCATTGATGAAATGGGAACCAAAAAATTAGATGCAAAAGTGCAAACCAGAGCCGTGCTAAAGAACATCGAGAACAATCTTAAAAAGGAAGGAGCCACCTTAAAGGATGTGGTAGATGTAACCTCATTTTTGGTAAGCATGAACGATTTTGCAGATTATAACGCGGCTTACGCCGAATTCTTTGATAAAGAAACTGGCCCAACAAGAACTACCGTCGCCGTTCACCAATTGCCTCATCCAGATTTAGTAGTAGAGATTAAAGTGATGGCCTATAAAAAACAATGA
- a CDS encoding Acetylornithine deacetylase/Succinyl-diaminopimelate desuccinylase yields the protein MKIKIFKLLFLFAVLTGLTQNLQSQIIWDDKIEGDYFRHVLEKHKELVSIPNLPESDENMMKNVEWVSKEFKDLNYEVKVLESSTLPILFLEKNYDSKNKTVLYYFHLDGQPVNPDNWNQKNPFEPVLKQKNEDGSFTEISWDKINGKIDDDWRVFGRAAADDKAPIIMFLAALNLLEKNNLEPEFNVKVVIDLQEEYNSDAFLSTLDKYKNIYASDYMIIMDGPAHTTNKPTLTFGCRGVATCTITTFGSKLPQHSGHYGNYVANPVFGLSRILSTIKDENGKVLIKGYYDGIEISPEVAAILNAVPDEKSSIDSELMIAEAESVGNNYQESLQYPSFNVRQIGTSWNGDKPKTVIPEYAIANIDVRLVKETDGQKQLDKIQAHLVGLGYHVIDRDPTDEERLKFPKLVKFIGTPSVNAFRTEIDSDFGNKLRAALTKTFNEEPVIIRTMGGTVPIIDAIQALDVPAIIVPMVNMDNNQHNPNENIRIGNIREGIKICLSLFQTEL from the coding sequence ATGAAAATCAAAATTTTCAAATTACTGTTTCTCTTTGCTGTCCTTACCGGACTTACTCAAAATCTGCAATCTCAAATAATTTGGGACGACAAAATCGAAGGTGACTATTTTAGACACGTATTAGAAAAACATAAGGAACTTGTTTCCATTCCAAATCTTCCTGAGAGTGACGAGAACATGATGAAAAATGTGGAGTGGGTTTCAAAAGAATTCAAAGATTTAAATTATGAGGTGAAGGTTTTAGAATCTTCAACCTTACCCATCTTGTTTTTGGAGAAAAATTACGATTCAAAAAATAAGACGGTCCTTTATTATTTTCATCTTGATGGCCAACCCGTAAATCCTGATAATTGGAATCAAAAAAATCCCTTTGAGCCGGTTTTGAAACAAAAGAATGAAGATGGTTCTTTTACTGAAATCTCATGGGACAAGATTAACGGTAAAATTGATGACGATTGGCGTGTTTTTGGCAGGGCTGCAGCCGATGACAAAGCCCCAATTATCATGTTTTTGGCCGCTTTAAATTTGCTTGAAAAAAACAATCTAGAACCAGAGTTTAATGTAAAAGTTGTTATAGACCTTCAAGAGGAATATAACTCTGATGCATTTTTATCAACTTTAGATAAATACAAGAATATTTATGCGTCAGACTATATGATTATTATGGACGGTCCTGCGCACACCACCAATAAACCTACTCTTACCTTTGGGTGCAGAGGGGTTGCAACTTGTACCATCACCACATTTGGCTCTAAACTCCCCCAGCACAGTGGGCATTACGGAAATTATGTAGCCAATCCAGTCTTTGGTCTGTCTAGAATCTTATCCACTATTAAAGATGAAAATGGTAAGGTTTTAATCAAAGGTTATTATGATGGAATAGAGATTTCGCCAGAAGTTGCTGCGATATTAAATGCAGTTCCGGATGAAAAATCTTCAATTGACTCCGAACTCATGATTGCCGAAGCAGAAAGTGTTGGGAATAATTATCAAGAATCACTGCAGTATCCTTCATTTAACGTGAGGCAAATCGGCACTTCTTGGAATGGTGATAAACCAAAAACGGTTATACCAGAATATGCAATCGCAAATATCGATGTAAGGCTTGTCAAAGAAACCGATGGTCAAAAACAATTAGATAAAATCCAGGCGCATTTAGTTGGTCTGGGTTATCATGTAATCGACAGAGATCCAACCGATGAAGAGCGTCTTAAATTTCCGAAGTTGGTTAAGTTTATAGGAACGCCGAGCGTTAATGCCTTTAGAACCGAAATTGATTCAGACTTTGGAAATAAACTCAGGGCAGCACTAACAAAGACGTTTAATGAAGAGCCGGTAATTATCAGGACCATGGGAGGAACAGTTCCTATCATTGATGCCATACAGGCTTTAGATGTGCCCGCGATTATAGTCCCAATGGTAAACATGGATAACAATCAGCATAATCCTAACGAGAATATACGCATCGGGAATATTAGGGAAGGCATAAAAATATGTCTTAGCCTTTTTCAAACTGAACTATAA
- a CDS encoding aminomuconate-semialdehyde/2-hydroxymuconate-6-semialdehyde dehydrogenase, whose product MKIQNFINGEFIDPIKNRWIDNYNPATGEKSGSIPDSTKEDVESAVDAAKSAFKTWSKTPLERRSRIMLKIADLLEKNLLKFAEAESQDNGKPISLAQSVDIPRAAANFRFFGNAITQFASESHESVGQNAINYTLRQPIGVVGCISPWNLPLYLFSWKIAPAIASGNCVIAKPSEVTPLTAFMLGEICNEAGLPKGVLNIVHGTGKNTGSAIVEHLEIKAISFTGGTETGKSIAKVAAPMFKKLSLELGGKNPNIIFADCDYDTMLKTTVRSSFSNQGQICLCGSRIFVEKSIYEKFKKDFVEKVKELKVGNPSDANSDIGALVSKAHLKKVADYIEIAKKEKGKILYGGNILKISGFENGYYLEPTIIEVETDECRINQEEVFGPVVTIMPFETEEEVLEMANKVKYGLSATLWTNNLQRTMRMTNEIEAGIIWVNTWMMRDLRTPFGGTKASGVGREGGFEALRFFTEPRNVCIKY is encoded by the coding sequence TTGAAAATACAGAATTTTATAAACGGTGAATTTATAGATCCCATAAAAAATAGGTGGATCGATAATTACAATCCGGCAACTGGCGAAAAATCCGGGAGTATTCCGGATTCTACCAAGGAAGATGTAGAGTCGGCGGTAGATGCAGCAAAGTCTGCTTTTAAAACTTGGTCCAAAACTCCATTGGAAAGAAGAAGTCGGATCATGCTAAAAATTGCCGATCTGCTTGAAAAAAATCTCCTAAAATTTGCAGAGGCAGAATCACAGGACAATGGCAAACCCATTTCACTTGCGCAATCCGTGGATATACCGCGTGCTGCCGCTAATTTTAGATTTTTCGGAAATGCCATAACCCAATTTGCGAGTGAAAGTCACGAAAGTGTTGGGCAAAATGCCATAAATTATACCTTGCGACAACCTATAGGGGTTGTCGGTTGTATTTCTCCGTGGAATCTGCCGCTTTATCTTTTTAGCTGGAAAATTGCACCGGCGATTGCTTCAGGCAACTGTGTGATTGCAAAACCTAGTGAAGTGACACCTCTAACCGCCTTTATGTTAGGTGAGATTTGCAACGAAGCTGGCCTTCCCAAAGGCGTTTTAAACATTGTTCATGGCACAGGAAAAAACACGGGTTCTGCGATTGTTGAACATCTAGAAATAAAAGCTATCTCATTTACTGGCGGTACCGAAACAGGGAAATCAATCGCCAAAGTTGCAGCACCGATGTTCAAAAAGTTGTCGTTGGAATTAGGCGGAAAAAATCCCAACATCATTTTTGCCGATTGCGATTATGATACCATGTTGAAGACAACGGTGCGTTCGTCATTTTCTAATCAAGGGCAGATTTGCCTTTGTGGAAGCAGGATTTTTGTTGAAAAGTCCATCTATGAAAAATTTAAAAAAGATTTTGTTGAAAAAGTAAAAGAGCTGAAGGTCGGGAATCCTTCAGATGCAAATTCGGATATAGGCGCACTGGTTTCAAAAGCACATTTAAAAAAGGTCGCTGATTATATTGAAATTGCCAAAAAAGAGAAAGGCAAAATTCTTTATGGCGGAAACATTTTGAAGATTTCAGGTTTTGAAAATGGATATTATTTAGAACCTACCATCATAGAAGTTGAAACTGATGAATGCAGAATCAACCAAGAAGAAGTCTTTGGACCTGTAGTAACTATTATGCCCTTTGAAACTGAAGAAGAGGTTTTAGAAATGGCCAATAAAGTTAAATATGGATTGTCGGCTACACTTTGGACCAATAATTTACAACGGACCATGCGTATGACCAATGAAATTGAAGCTGGAATTATCTGGGTCAACACTTGGATGATGCGCGACCTCAGAACCCCGTTTGGTGGAACTAAAGCCTCTGGTGTTGGACGCGAAGGTGGTTTTGAAGCATTGCGCTTTTTTACAGAACCTAGGAATGTTTGTATCAAGTATTAG
- a CDS encoding 3-oxoacyl-[acyl-carrier protein] reductase, whose product MDLKLNSKNALVCGSTQGIGKATAIALASEGVNVTLLARNEESLKDVLKELPGQRKHDYLVADFSNPDKLKDILENYLKDHPGFHILINNTGGPPSGALQSATPQQFLEAFNMHLICNQILVQACLPFMKSEQYGRVINVISTSVKEPIPGLGVSNTIRNAVANWAKTLSGELAKDGITVNNVLPGFTETARLDQIVKIKAEKEGMTEKDMAETMKGYVPAQRFAQPEETANAIVFLASECASYINGINLPVDGGRTKSL is encoded by the coding sequence ATGGATTTAAAATTAAATAGTAAAAACGCCTTGGTATGTGGAAGCACCCAAGGTATCGGGAAAGCCACAGCGATTGCATTAGCATCAGAAGGAGTCAATGTAACTTTGTTGGCTCGGAATGAAGAAAGTTTAAAGGATGTATTGAAAGAACTTCCCGGACAAAGAAAGCACGATTATCTGGTGGCAGATTTTTCAAACCCGGATAAACTTAAAGATATATTAGAAAATTATTTAAAGGACCATCCGGGATTTCATATCCTGATCAACAATACTGGCGGACCTCCTAGTGGTGCTTTACAATCTGCAACACCTCAGCAATTTTTAGAGGCTTTTAATATGCACCTTATCTGCAACCAAATTTTGGTGCAGGCATGTTTGCCTTTTATGAAATCCGAACAATATGGTAGGGTTATCAATGTGATTTCAACTTCTGTAAAGGAACCAATCCCAGGACTAGGAGTAAGTAATACCATTAGAAATGCCGTTGCAAATTGGGCAAAAACTCTTTCGGGCGAATTGGCAAAAGACGGGATAACCGTTAACAATGTGTTACCCGGTTTTACTGAAACTGCTCGCTTGGATCAAATTGTGAAGATAAAAGCTGAAAAAGAAGGAATGACCGAAAAAGATATGGCAGAAACCATGAAAGGTTATGTGCCAGCCCAACGATTCGCACAACCAGAGGAAACCGCAAATGCCATCGTATTTTTGGCTAGTGAATGTGCTTCTTACATCAACGGAATTAACTTGCCAGTCGATGGCGGAAGAACAAAAAGTCTTTAA
- a CDS encoding 3-hydroxyanthranilate 3,4-dioxygenase, translating to MSKVFSPVNFKEWIEENRHLLKPPVGNKVVWKDGDFIVMVVGGPNSRKDYHYNETPEFFYQVEGDIVLKIIEDGKPRDINIKEGDIFLLPPKVPHSPQRGANTVGLVIEYKRPEGTRDALLWFCENCSTKLYEEDFMLDNIETDMPKIFDTYYGDMEKRKCPNCGEVMQPPKKVKIDD from the coding sequence ATGAGCAAAGTATTTTCTCCAGTAAATTTTAAAGAATGGATCGAGGAAAATCGACACTTACTTAAGCCACCGGTTGGCAATAAAGTGGTTTGGAAAGACGGCGATTTTATTGTGATGGTGGTTGGCGGACCAAATAGCCGCAAAGATTATCACTATAACGAAACGCCAGAATTCTTTTATCAAGTTGAAGGTGATATCGTTTTAAAGATTATCGAGGATGGTAAGCCGAGGGATATCAATATTAAAGAAGGTGACATCTTTTTGCTTCCACCAAAAGTGCCGCATTCTCCCCAAAGAGGAGCAAATACCGTGGGATTGGTTATCGAGTATAAACGCCCGGAAGGCACGCGCGATGCACTTCTTTGGTTTTGTGAAAATTGCTCGACCAAGCTGTACGAAGAAGATTTTATGCTAGATAATATCGAGACCGATATGCCCAAGATTTTCGACACTTACTACGGTGATATGGAAAAAAGGAAATGCCCAAACTGTGGAGAAGTAATGCAACCACCTAAAAAAGTTAAAATTGACGACTAA
- a CDS encoding aminocarboxymuconate-semialdehyde decarboxylase produces MTTKKLRINGHSHLLPYPEDIPQFMKEKGIFWVDKDRKFMLQKDWSRPVTDSSFFLDDKLAWMERFEIDHAVVLNLSQLYGNGLRVEEMKQALRFQNDFNAGVQRNHPSKFTCGFVVHPGFVRGACWEIERCVEELGMSLLCLPTHYMDTIGTWRCIFDEENEPIFELASKYNLAVEIHPYDGEKFIKLENTSWRFHLIWMLAQCADAYHFFTLNGYQEKFPNMRVCFAHGGQLAQINLGRRIQGFDGRPDLFEGKHHPRKAVGHKNIFFDTLVHDTGSLKLLLANQTSKQVIMGLDDPYPLGEMESAKQSSYPGKILDLALDRNIITEEEHTAIWQENVIQWLYGDDQDAKDKFVKRVTST; encoded by the coding sequence TTGACGACTAAAAAACTTAGAATTAACGGGCATTCGCATCTTCTTCCCTACCCCGAAGACATCCCTCAGTTTATGAAGGAGAAAGGGATTTTCTGGGTCGATAAAGACCGAAAATTCATGCTTCAAAAGGATTGGAGCCGCCCAGTTACCGATTCGAGTTTTTTCTTGGATGATAAGTTGGCTTGGATGGAACGTTTTGAAATTGATCATGCCGTGGTTCTAAATCTCTCGCAGTTGTATGGAAATGGGCTTAGGGTTGAAGAGATGAAGCAAGCGCTTAGATTTCAGAATGATTTTAATGCAGGAGTTCAACGCAATCATCCCAGTAAATTTACTTGTGGTTTTGTTGTACATCCTGGCTTTGTAAGAGGCGCCTGCTGGGAAATAGAACGTTGTGTCGAAGAATTGGGAATGAGCTTACTTTGTCTACCAACCCATTATATGGATACTATAGGGACATGGCGCTGTATTTTTGATGAAGAAAATGAGCCAATTTTTGAATTGGCCAGCAAGTATAATCTAGCGGTCGAAATCCATCCTTATGATGGTGAAAAATTTATAAAGTTGGAAAATACCTCGTGGCGGTTTCATCTTATTTGGATGCTCGCCCAGTGCGCTGATGCTTACCATTTTTTTACTTTGAATGGGTATCAGGAAAAATTTCCCAATATGAGAGTGTGTTTTGCACATGGCGGACAATTGGCACAGATCAATTTGGGCCGAAGGATTCAAGGTTTTGATGGTCGTCCCGATTTATTTGAAGGCAAGCACCACCCGAGAAAAGCGGTGGGTCATAAGAATATTTTCTTTGATACTCTGGTACACGATACGGGTTCATTAAAATTATTGCTTGCAAACCAAACTTCTAAACAAGTGATAATGGGATTAGATGACCCTTATCCTCTCGGTGAAATGGAAAGTGCCAAACAATCTTCTTATCCTGGAAAGATTTTAGATTTGGCATTGGACCGAAATATTATCACCGAAGAAGAGCACACTGCAATCTGGCAAGAAAATGTGATACAGTGGCTTTATGGTGATGATCAAGATGCTAAAGACAAGTTTGTAAAACGAGTGACTTCAACTTAA
- a CDS encoding Predicted O-methyltransferase YrrM: MDFLPKELTDYIEKHSEDEPHLLRELNRETNQKILQPRMLSGHYQGRLLSLLSKLTNPKNILEIGTYTGYSALCLAEGLQKDGELHTIDYNEELSDFQTKYFQRSIYKDQIFQHSGDALEIIPSLDLKFDLVFIDADKQQYPDYFRAIIIKVNPGALIISDNVLWSGKVLEQPKADDLDTMAVLEYNQLLKDDQRIETIILPVRDGLTLSRVKNV; the protein is encoded by the coding sequence ATGGATTTTCTTCCTAAAGAACTTACCGATTATATAGAAAAACATTCTGAAGACGAACCGCACCTCTTACGAGAATTAAATAGAGAGACCAACCAAAAGATTCTTCAACCGAGAATGTTAAGTGGTCATTATCAAGGTAGATTGTTGAGCCTTCTTTCAAAATTGACCAATCCGAAAAATATATTGGAAATCGGCACTTATACCGGTTACTCTGCTCTTTGTTTAGCTGAAGGTTTGCAGAAGGATGGGGAACTTCACACTATTGATTATAATGAAGAATTGTCTGATTTTCAAACAAAGTATTTTCAACGGTCAATTTATAAAGACCAGATTTTTCAACATAGTGGCGATGCCTTGGAAATAATCCCGAGCTTGGATTTAAAGTTTGATCTCGTTTTTATCGATGCTGACAAACAACAATATCCTGATTACTTTAGAGCCATAATAATTAAAGTGAATCCTGGTGCGCTTATTATCTCGGATAACGTTCTATGGAGCGGAAAAGTCTTGGAGCAACCTAAAGCCGATGATTTAGACACAATGGCAGTTTTAGAATATAACCAACTACTAAAAGATGACCAACGAATTGAAACAATCATCCTTCCGGTTAGAGACGGATTAACCCTCAGCAGAGTTAAAAATGTTTAA
- a CDS encoding sec-independent protein translocase protein TatA — protein MISLATFLFIGTTEIIFILFIVVMVFGADKLPEIARGLAKGMRTLKDATDDIKHEITKSAQDHGIDTSVTKNISEEISKVKDNIEDVSGTIKRQP, from the coding sequence GTGATATCATTAGCCACATTTTTATTTATAGGTACTACCGAGATAATCTTTATCCTCTTTATTGTGGTTATGGTTTTTGGTGCAGATAAGTTACCCGAAATTGCAAGGGGACTTGCTAAGGGTATGAGAACTCTTAAGGATGCTACGGATGATATTAAGCACGAAATCACCAAGAGTGCTCAAGACCATGGTATCGATACGAGTGTGACCAAAAATATTTCTGAGGAAATTTCTAAGGTTAAAGATAATATTGAAGATGTGTCAGGTACTATTAAAAGACAACCTTAA